Proteins encoded within one genomic window of Ovis aries strain OAR_USU_Benz2616 breed Rambouillet chromosome 1, ARS-UI_Ramb_v3.0, whole genome shotgun sequence:
- the CFAP144 gene encoding cilia- and flagella-associated protein 144, whose amino-acid sequence MAGHQKEKAIVDEVHQNQILRELYLKELRTQKLYTQYHVNPLRKVHTITRKPMSWHDNLEEPADARFLNLIHHAAQGPRKKYPETQTEGQEIGWDSEPLVNPQREDRRLNHFKVYKDITLYKAKMWSLGEDDRHK is encoded by the exons ATGGCTGGACACCAGAAGGAGAAAGCGATCGTAGATGAGGTCCACCAGAACCAGATCCTGCGGGAACTGTACCTCAAAGAGCTACGAACCCAGAAACTCTACACGCAGTATCACGTGAATCCACTCCGCAAGG TTCATACAATCACCAGAAAGCCCATGTCTTGGCATGATAACCTGGAAGAACCTGCAGACG CCAGGTTTCTAAATCTTATCCACCATGCTGCCCAGGGACCAAGAAAGAAATACCCAGAGACACAGACTGAAGGTCAAGAGATTGGATGGGATTCTGAGCCTTTG GTCAACCCGCAACGTGAAGACCGCAGGCTGAACCACTTCAAGGTCTACAAAGACATCACTCTGTACAAGGCTAAAATGTGGAGCTTGGGAGAAGATGATCGCCACAAGTAG
- the EBNA1BP2 gene encoding probable rRNA-processing protein EBP2 gives MDTPPLSGSDSDSDDSLVTDRELQEAFSRGLLKPGLNVVLEGPKKAVNDVNGLKQCLAEFKRDLEWVERLDVTLGPVPEIGGSQSTSQNQDPKAVDPEDDFKREMSFYRQAQAAVLAVLPRLHQLKVPTKRPTDYFAEMAKSDQQMQKIRQKLQAKQAAMEKSEKAKQLRALRKYGKKVQTEVLQKRQKEKSHMMSAIKKYQKGFSDKLDFLEGDQKPVARSTKEGAKGQQMKKGPNAKRRYKNEKFGYGGKKKGSKWNTRESYDDVSSFRAKIAHGRGLKRPGKKGPNKRPGKRTREKMKSRRH, from the exons ATGGACACCCCCCCGCTCTCAGGTTCGGACTCCGATTCTGATGACTCTCTTGTCACAGACAGAGAG TTGCAGGAGGCGTTTTCCCGAGGGCTTCTGAAGCCAGGCCTCAACGTGGTGCTAGAGGGGCCGAAGAAGGCCGTGAACGACGTG AATGGCCTGAAGCAGTGTTTGGCTGAATTCAAGCGGGATCTGGAATGGGTTGAAAGGCTTGATGTGACTCTGGGTCCGGTACCAGAAATCGGTGGATCTCAGTCAACATCTCAGAACCAGGATCCGAAAGCTGTTGATCCAGAAGATGACTTTAAGCGTGAGATGAGCTT CTACCGTCAAGCCCAGGCAGCGGTGCTTGCAGTATTGCCCCGCCTCCATCAGCTCAAAGTGCCTACCAAGCGGCCTACGGATTATTTTGCAGAGATGGCCAAGTCTGATCAGCAGATGCAGAAG ATTCGACAGAAACTGCAGGCTAAACAGGCCGCCATGGAGAAGTCGGAAAAGGCTAAGCAGCTGCGAGCGCTTAGAAAATATGGAAAGAAG GTGCAAACAGAGGTTCTTCAGAAGCGGCAGAAGGAGAAATCACACATGATGAGTGCCATTAAGAAATATCAGAAAG GTTTCTCTGATAAACTGGACTTCCTTGAGGGAGATCAGAAGCCTGTTGCACGGAGCACGAAAGAAGGAGCCAAAGGCCAGCAAATGAAGAAGGG GCCTAATGCCAAGAGACGCTATAAAAACGAGAAGTTTGGTTATGGTGGGAAGAAGAAAGGCTCCAAGTGGAACACTCGTGAGAGCTATGATGATGTATCCAGCTTCCGGGCCAAGATAGCTCATGGCAGGGGCCTCAAGAGGCCTGGAAAGAAAGGACCAAAT AAAAGACCTGGAAAACGgacaagagagaaaatgaagagcaGAAGACACTGA